A window from Pseudobutyrivibrio ruminis HUN009 encodes these proteins:
- a CDS encoding Flp1 family type IVb pilin: MYYLMLKQKIKDFLTEEDGIGTVEMILILVVLIGIVLIFKEQLNSLVESIFKTINEQAKKV; encoded by the coding sequence ATGTATTATTTAATGCTTAAACAAAAGATTAAAGATTTCCTTACAGAAGAAGATGGAATTGGAACAGTAGAGATGATATTGATTTTGGTCGTTTTAATCGGAATCGTGCTTATTTTCAAAGAACAGCTCAACTCGTTGGTTGAGAGCATTTTCAAAACAATCAATGAGCAGGCTAAGAAGGTATAG
- a CDS encoding DUF5702 domain-containing protein: MAKGSLTVFVALVMVSVMTLIFTMGECIRIYELQDFSQEYTDMAVESGFSEYNPYLWTNYRILAVDLGYGSGNVGPATLEQKILEYCTYNANMEYGSNYARLIPESCSAANYSLLTDSNGAGVVMLGVKAAKDGLAEQIITGVQQKAESINGVEKVSVEQQASDGKSTLDNEKAALQAKKQAAAADDNPDTNPSDYPEPQEVDDNPLDAFTAMKESIQKGFLSTVADSEKLSDVQIDLSTMPSHRTLNTGNMEITNGNMLVDKALFIDYLLTSYSYYGVDLKHDGMKYEVEYLIAGKESDVQSLATVLEEILLIREAANFSTIMSNASMVAQAQAIADIIAGFTMNPAIIEAVKYAVIAAWAYIESTLDVRLLISGGKVPLIKNLDQWTSDVWHLSNFLDVNCKAKPSETGISYKDYLIGFLSLNSNNTLAMRACDVMENALNATEDYKNVKVDNMAFAADVTITYAADEMFMSLLDSSNTVGEYSLSKHKYISY; this comes from the coding sequence GTGGCTAAGGGTTCTTTAACAGTATTTGTTGCTCTGGTAATGGTTTCGGTTATGACTCTAATTTTTACCATGGGCGAGTGTATTCGTATATACGAATTACAGGATTTTAGCCAGGAATACACTGACATGGCGGTGGAGAGTGGTTTCTCAGAATATAATCCGTATCTTTGGACGAATTATAGAATTCTTGCGGTGGACTTGGGATATGGAAGTGGAAATGTTGGACCGGCCACATTGGAGCAAAAAATACTGGAATATTGTACATACAATGCAAACATGGAATATGGCAGTAATTATGCAAGACTCATACCGGAATCGTGTAGTGCTGCCAATTATTCGTTGCTTACAGATAGCAATGGGGCTGGCGTGGTAATGCTGGGAGTGAAGGCTGCAAAGGACGGTCTGGCTGAGCAGATAATTACTGGCGTACAGCAGAAAGCAGAGAGTATAAACGGTGTAGAAAAGGTTTCTGTAGAACAGCAAGCATCAGATGGAAAATCAACATTGGATAATGAGAAGGCTGCGTTACAAGCAAAAAAACAAGCTGCGGCAGCGGATGATAATCCAGATACAAATCCATCAGATTATCCGGAACCACAAGAGGTGGATGACAATCCACTGGATGCATTTACCGCGATGAAAGAATCTATTCAAAAAGGATTTTTGTCTACAGTAGCAGATTCCGAAAAATTATCAGATGTACAAATCGACTTAAGTACTATGCCATCACACAGAACGTTAAACACAGGAAACATGGAAATTACTAATGGCAATATGTTGGTTGATAAAGCATTGTTTATAGATTATTTGCTTACAAGCTATAGCTATTATGGCGTGGATTTAAAACATGATGGAATGAAATATGAGGTTGAGTATTTGATAGCAGGAAAAGAGTCAGATGTACAGTCGCTGGCTACAGTGCTAGAAGAAATCTTGCTCATTAGAGAAGCGGCCAACTTTTCGACCATCATGAGTAATGCATCCATGGTTGCTCAAGCTCAGGCCATAGCAGACATCATAGCAGGATTCACTATGAATCCAGCAATAATTGAAGCTGTAAAGTATGCAGTCATAGCAGCTTGGGCATATATAGAAAGCACTCTTGATGTACGTCTTTTAATTTCAGGCGGCAAGGTGCCTTTGATTAAAAATCTAGACCAGTGGACATCAGATGTGTGGCACCTATCAAATTTCCTGGATGTAAATTGCAAAGCGAAACCCAGTGAGACAGGAATTAGTTATAAAGACTATCTCATAGGATTTCTTAGTTTGAATAGCAATAATACTCTTGCTATGCGAGCTTGCGATGTAATGGAAAATGCATTGAATGCCACTGAGGATTATAAAAATGTAAAGGTGGATAACATGGCTTTTGCAGCAGATGTAACTATCACATATGCTGCGGATGAGATGTTCATGTCACTACTGGATAGCAGTAATACTGTAGGTGAATACAGCCTGAGTAAACATAAATATATATCTTATTAA
- a CDS encoding CpaF family protein gives MQLSVTDDLEKEIRQEVMNALDLSMDVSDEEILTLIKNIIIEKGKNRPISLSERKKIENHVFNSLRKLDVLEDLLNDEEITEIMINGPENIFIEKKGRVVHCSEKFSSEEKLNDIIQNIVAQSNKIVNESNPIVDTRLSDGSRVNIVLKPAAVDYSILSIRKFPKEQMNMERLKSFGSISEEQVELLRKLVASGYNIFVSGGTGSGKTSFLNALGEFIPSDERVITIEDSAELQLKNVDNLVRLEARNANLEGKNEITIRDLLKSSLRMRPDRIIVGECRGAEALEMLQAFNTGHDGSCSTGHSNSCKDMLSRLETMVLMGAEIPLPAIRQQIASGIDIIVQLGRLRDKSRKLLEITEVLGLENNEIQLNPLYRFKEIEEVNGRIVGQWEKVGSLINQDKLVANGMQI, from the coding sequence ATGCAGTTGAGTGTTACAGATGATTTAGAAAAAGAGATACGTCAGGAGGTAATGAATGCACTTGATTTATCGATGGATGTGTCTGATGAAGAAATATTAACTTTAATAAAAAATATCATAATCGAAAAAGGAAAGAACAGGCCAATTTCGCTATCAGAAAGGAAAAAGATTGAAAATCATGTCTTTAATTCTCTGCGTAAATTGGATGTTCTGGAGGACTTGTTAAACGACGAAGAGATAACGGAAATAATGATTAATGGCCCGGAGAATATCTTCATAGAAAAGAAGGGCCGAGTGGTTCATTGCAGTGAAAAATTCTCCTCGGAAGAGAAATTGAATGACATTATTCAAAATATCGTTGCTCAAAGTAACAAGATTGTTAATGAGTCAAACCCAATCGTAGACACCAGACTTTCTGATGGATCACGTGTGAATATTGTGTTGAAACCTGCGGCTGTAGACTACAGCATTCTTTCAATTCGAAAGTTTCCAAAAGAGCAAATGAACATGGAAAGATTGAAATCTTTTGGTTCTATTTCGGAGGAGCAGGTAGAACTTTTACGAAAGCTGGTGGCAAGCGGATACAACATATTTGTGTCAGGTGGAACAGGCAGTGGTAAGACATCATTTTTGAATGCTCTAGGTGAATTTATACCTAGTGATGAAAGAGTAATCACTATAGAAGATTCCGCAGAGCTTCAGCTGAAAAATGTAGACAACCTGGTTCGTCTGGAGGCGCGAAATGCAAACCTGGAAGGTAAGAATGAAATTACTATCAGGGATTTGCTCAAATCCTCTCTTAGAATGCGTCCGGACAGAATCATTGTTGGTGAGTGCAGAGGTGCAGAAGCTCTTGAAATGCTTCAAGCCTTCAACACCGGTCACGATGGAAGTTGTTCAACTGGTCATAGCAATTCATGTAAGGATATGTTGTCACGCTTGGAGACTATGGTGTTGATGGGAGCAGAGATTCCGTTGCCTGCTATTAGGCAGCAGATTGCATCGGGAATTGACATTATAGTTCAGCTTGGAAGACTACGAGATAAAAGTAGAAAACTGCTAGAAATTACAGAAGTGTTAGGGCTTGAGAATAATGAAATTCAATTGAATCCACTGTATAGATTCAAAGAGATAGAAGAAGTAAATGGAAGGATAGTGGGCCAATGGGAAAAGGTAGGAAGCCTAATAAACCAAGACAAGCTAGTGGCAAATGGAATGCAGATCTAA
- a CDS encoding flagellin: MRINNNMSAVITNNQLLGTESSLADVMEKLSSGFNINHASDDPSGIAIAGKMQAQIDGLGKASTNSSDGISVLQTAEGALNEVTDMIQRMRELSVQAANGTNSDSERETIQKEIDSLLEEIDRVAETTEFNTINLLNGSLDNRTYAEHATRMQTSNTVPAGLYTLNITSAATRGTAGGVNPLLGGATATALSMAGTMNINGYGVEFTEGMSREAVYEAMRDACEKGSATISNPDENIAIYSLKYGAKADLKLEFSSKEFAVALGFPEGQITEGAIIHNVGDDAVVELKKESPSMFGPQATTGYDGNHITVTDVDGFELSFLAEASYVGGIEFNVTDIGSMTLHVGANKNQNMEVRIAAVTTEFMYIDDLSVTRVNGPEDALDSLDTALNYVTSVRSQLGAYENRLEHTTKSLDTTEENMTSAISRVEDADMATTMVEYTKLNVLEQAGTSALAQANELPQLALQLLQ, translated from the coding sequence ATGAGAATTAACAATAACATGTCAGCGGTGATTACCAACAACCAACTTCTTGGTACAGAAAGTTCCCTTGCAGATGTAATGGAAAAGTTAAGTTCAGGATTTAACATCAATCATGCATCAGATGACCCATCTGGTATAGCTATTGCGGGCAAAATGCAGGCACAGATTGATGGATTAGGTAAAGCTTCAACAAACAGTAGCGATGGAATTTCAGTACTTCAAACAGCTGAAGGTGCTCTTAATGAAGTAACAGATATGATTCAGCGTATGAGAGAGCTTTCGGTTCAAGCTGCAAATGGCACAAACTCAGATTCAGAACGTGAGACAATTCAAAAAGAAATAGATTCTCTTTTAGAGGAGATTGATAGAGTAGCAGAAACAACAGAGTTCAATACAATTAACCTATTAAATGGTTCACTTGATAATAGAACTTATGCTGAGCATGCAACTCGTATGCAAACTTCAAACACAGTTCCAGCAGGATTATATACATTGAATATAACATCAGCTGCAACTCGCGGAACAGCAGGTGGAGTTAATCCGTTACTGGGAGGTGCAACAGCTACAGCACTTTCAATGGCTGGAACAATGAATATTAACGGATATGGCGTTGAATTCACGGAAGGAATGTCTCGTGAAGCGGTATATGAAGCTATGCGAGATGCTTGTGAAAAAGGTAGTGCAACAATTTCAAATCCAGATGAGAACATTGCAATCTATTCGTTGAAATATGGTGCAAAGGCAGATTTGAAGCTTGAATTTTCTTCAAAGGAATTTGCCGTAGCATTAGGATTCCCTGAGGGCCAGATTACAGAAGGTGCAATTATCCATAATGTAGGTGATGATGCTGTTGTTGAATTGAAAAAGGAATCACCATCAATGTTTGGGCCACAGGCAACTACAGGATATGATGGAAATCACATTACTGTTACAGATGTAGATGGATTTGAATTATCTTTCCTTGCAGAAGCAAGTTACGTTGGAGGAATAGAATTCAACGTTACAGACATCGGCTCAATGACACTCCATGTTGGTGCAAATAAGAACCAAAACATGGAAGTAAGAATTGCAGCAGTTACAACAGAGTTCATGTATATCGATGACCTTAGTGTAACAAGAGTGAATGGTCCAGAGGATGCACTTGATTCTCTCGACACAGCTCTCAATTATGTGACTTCAGTCAGATCTCAGCTTGGTGCATATGAGAACCGACTTGAGCATACAACAAAATCTCTTGATACAACAGAAGAGAATATGACATCAGCTATCTCTCGAGTAGAGGATGCTGATATGGCAACAACAATGGTTGAGTACACAAAGCTCAACGTATTGGAGCAGGCAGGTACATCTGCACTTGCGCAGGCAAATGAGTTACCACAACTTGCATTACAGTTGCTTCAATAA
- a CDS encoding DUF6240 domain-containing protein: MQIEGLKVTDYIKTEGASDQGFGVGTSGIKDDNKANFNTELRTLSVDNAFYDNRGKMTDEDFTKEVNEASALGMSTVDKVKNIERGWDEEATAKAREDGHNPMDMEPEALVTVVDEIKMNLAKAGKDISKMGGLDQDEIQAMTGSVAQAVEMTRGLSDTLPVEAQAYLVKNELEPTITNIYNATYSAPTGPKGTAEPTDEDIISLLEDLGDKLDSLIEQVEGELTESAQKPMTPQELKDTVATMLKQDVPITKEHLEYMVELGEYEKPSEENIVNAIDDIVAEGKEPTDAYLIPGYSLMDQAKKTFEEVMGMDASSLSSITAQRQLTEIQLTMTVEATFTMMKNGITVNTSDLSDLLDKLKLQETNLLQILMKAENNEATNANVNLFKQVMNEMADIQSAPAAMLGRFSNINAETFSYVHEVSVSVTAEYSRMEMTYESVGTEVRTDLGDSMNKAFQNVDDILADLDIEATEASQKAVRVLAYNKMEITAESVTTMKASTEMVARTFKSMTPAVVAEMIKRGENPLDMTMESLKAKAESIKAEMGSTSDEESFAKFLWKAEHNAEISEAERDAYVGVYRLLHQVEKSDGAAIGALISQGTEVTLRNLMTAVRSSKHTGKEYEIDDKFGQLDEMVVKDLSITEQIEKVFLTNRCRDAKEAMTPAKMHVFGEEQIMEMNVDQFATAMEDTSDEQAEAAYNNYVTEQLKTTIAEDAKVSSILDEYNLPHSANMIAAVEAMVENNGQVFKDLFSKATGRAATTFGALESMDVDDIIELAYSRFAEACHTPEEMAEAQEALGTLAENVMKTMIETEDVRTVDMDGMKLVVQQTKVMSEMARTGETYHIPIMVADEAGNMNLKIVRGDGESGLIQMALHLQTTGTVSTTFRYEAGSVSASVECETAQMREMFASQAPMIAQIMQEETGYAFSFSFTQSFGLSAADIYNMEQGNYEGLAAAGVSGAASQDEIQTQALYSIARGYINVIAELF; the protein is encoded by the coding sequence ATGCAAATTGAAGGACTCAAGGTAACGGATTACATCAAAACAGAAGGTGCTTCGGACCAGGGATTTGGCGTAGGCACCAGCGGTATCAAGGACGATAACAAAGCAAATTTTAATACAGAATTAAGAACACTTTCAGTAGACAACGCATTCTATGATAATAGAGGAAAAATGACTGATGAAGATTTTACCAAGGAGGTAAATGAGGCATCAGCTCTTGGCATGTCTACAGTTGATAAGGTTAAGAATATCGAGCGCGGCTGGGACGAGGAAGCCACAGCAAAAGCTCGCGAGGATGGACATAATCCAATGGACATGGAGCCAGAGGCTCTCGTCACAGTTGTGGACGAAATCAAAATGAATCTTGCAAAAGCTGGAAAAGACATCAGCAAAATGGGAGGCCTTGATCAGGATGAGATCCAAGCAATGACCGGCTCAGTGGCACAGGCAGTTGAAATGACTCGTGGCCTATCTGATACTTTGCCAGTGGAAGCTCAGGCATATCTTGTAAAGAATGAGCTTGAGCCAACCATCACCAATATCTACAACGCCACATATTCGGCTCCAACAGGCCCAAAGGGCACAGCAGAGCCAACCGACGAAGACATAATCAGTCTTCTTGAAGATTTAGGAGATAAACTAGATTCACTTATAGAACAAGTCGAAGGTGAATTAACCGAGTCTGCGCAGAAACCAATGACACCACAGGAATTGAAAGATACTGTGGCAACCATGCTCAAGCAAGATGTTCCAATCACAAAGGAACATCTTGAGTACATGGTTGAGCTTGGCGAGTACGAAAAACCATCTGAAGAAAATATCGTAAATGCGATAGATGATATTGTAGCAGAAGGCAAAGAGCCAACAGATGCATATCTTATCCCTGGCTACTCTCTTATGGACCAGGCCAAGAAAACTTTTGAAGAAGTCATGGGAATGGATGCAAGCTCACTTTCATCTATTACTGCTCAGCGCCAGCTTACAGAAATCCAGCTCACAATGACAGTTGAGGCCACATTTACAATGATGAAAAATGGCATAACTGTTAATACAAGTGACCTGTCTGATCTCCTTGATAAGCTGAAATTACAGGAAACAAATCTCCTTCAGATTCTTATGAAGGCAGAAAATAACGAAGCAACAAATGCAAATGTAAATCTGTTCAAGCAGGTAATGAACGAGATGGCAGACATCCAGTCTGCGCCAGCTGCCATGCTTGGAAGATTTTCAAATATCAATGCAGAGACATTTTCATATGTCCATGAAGTCAGCGTTTCAGTTACAGCGGAATACTCTCGCATGGAAATGACCTATGAATCTGTTGGAACAGAGGTTAGAACAGACCTTGGTGACAGCATGAACAAGGCATTCCAGAATGTGGATGACATATTGGCAGACCTTGATATCGAGGCAACAGAAGCCAGTCAGAAGGCAGTCCGTGTACTTGCCTACAACAAAATGGAAATTACAGCAGAGTCGGTTACTACAATGAAGGCTTCTACAGAAATGGTGGCTCGCACATTCAAGAGCATGACACCAGCTGTTGTTGCAGAAATGATTAAGCGAGGAGAGAATCCTCTTGATATGACTATGGAAAGTCTTAAGGCAAAAGCAGAAAGCATTAAGGCTGAAATGGGTAGCACATCTGATGAAGAAAGCTTCGCAAAGTTCCTTTGGAAGGCCGAGCACAACGCGGAAATCTCTGAAGCAGAGAGAGACGCATACGTGGGTGTGTACAGACTTCTTCATCAAGTGGAAAAGTCTGATGGTGCAGCCATAGGTGCGTTGATAAGTCAGGGCACAGAGGTGACATTACGAAACCTTATGACTGCTGTTCGCTCTAGCAAGCACACAGGCAAAGAGTATGAAATAGACGACAAGTTTGGTCAGCTGGACGAGATGGTTGTGAAGGATCTTTCTATTACAGAACAGATCGAGAAAGTCTTCCTTACAAACCGTTGTCGCGACGCTAAGGAAGCTATGACTCCTGCAAAGATGCATGTCTTCGGCGAAGAGCAAATCATGGAAATGAATGTAGACCAGTTTGCAACCGCAATGGAAGATACTTCCGACGAGCAGGCTGAAGCTGCCTACAACAATTATGTGACAGAACAGCTAAAGACAACTATTGCAGAGGATGCAAAAGTTTCTTCTATATTAGATGAATACAACTTACCTCATTCTGCAAACATGATTGCAGCAGTGGAGGCAATGGTTGAAAACAATGGCCAAGTGTTCAAGGATTTATTCTCTAAAGCAACTGGCAGAGCAGCCACTACTTTTGGAGCCCTTGAAAGCATGGATGTGGATGACATTATTGAATTAGCATACTCTCGTTTTGCTGAGGCTTGCCATACACCTGAGGAAATGGCAGAGGCCCAGGAAGCTCTAGGAACCCTAGCTGAGAATGTCATGAAAACCATGATTGAAACGGAGGATGTCCGCACTGTAGATATGGATGGTATGAAGCTCGTTGTGCAGCAGACAAAGGTTATGTCAGAAATGGCTCGCACAGGGGAAACATATCATATCCCTATTATGGTTGCTGATGAAGCTGGCAATATGAACCTGAAAATTGTCCGTGGTGACGGTGAATCAGGTCTCATTCAAATGGCACTTCATTTGCAGACTACAGGTACTGTGTCCACAACATTCCGCTATGAAGCAGGCTCAGTCAGCGCATCAGTAGAATGTGAAACTGCTCAGATGCGAGAAATGTTTGCCAGCCAAGCTCCTATGATTGCACAGATTATGCAGGAAGAAACAGGCTACGCTTTTAGCTTCAGCTTCACACAGTCCTTCGGACTCAGCGCAGCTGACATCTATAATATGGAGCAGGGAAATTATGAGGGACTAGCAGCAGCTGGCGTTTCCGGCGCAGCTAGCCAGGACGAAATCCAGACACAGGCCCTCTACAGCATTGCCCGTGGCTACATAAATGTAATTGCAGAATTGTTTTAA
- a CDS encoding flagellar protein FliS, which translates to MNRDKISAFTLKIASSNGCGLISILYDIYEEYETDALDNFEAGQVTEAIAALKKCAEVVSHLQKDLNFEYKVSGNLYALYDYVQRNVSKSIYKANSDGLLEAKKVMDELGDAFDQLAKEDTSAPIMQNTQHIMAGITYGKNSLNESVMGNQARRGFWA; encoded by the coding sequence ATGAACAGAGATAAGATTTCAGCTTTTACCCTGAAAATAGCTTCCAGCAATGGATGTGGATTGATTTCAATTCTTTATGATATATATGAAGAATATGAAACAGATGCGCTGGACAATTTTGAAGCTGGCCAAGTGACAGAAGCAATCGCAGCACTGAAAAAGTGTGCAGAGGTTGTAAGTCACCTCCAGAAAGATTTAAATTTTGAATACAAGGTAAGTGGAAATCTGTACGCGCTTTACGATTATGTACAGCGAAATGTATCCAAGTCCATATACAAGGCAAACTCTGACGGATTATTAGAAGCAAAAAAGGTGATGGATGAGTTAGGAGATGCCTTTGACCAGTTGGCAAAGGAAGATACGTCCGCACCGATTATGCAAAATACACAACATATTATGGCAGGAATAACTTATGGAAAAAATTCTTTGAATGAAAGTGTTATGGGTAACCAGGCAAGAAGAGGATTTTGGGCATAA
- a CDS encoding type II secretion system F family protein encodes MGKGRKPNKPRQASGKWNADLKLKKDDIVPLFQGIGLTCVIAFLFYKSLVALLIGVGVVPFWIHLNRVERREKRKARMLVEFKEFMILIVQGLQTGYSLERGIKQAENELKRLYPNDSVLLPYAHVMNQKISMNVQLEKAFMEFAMSVGLEEAISLAEIIAFAKRSGGDYGKNIRETAMKIEDNLAVKQDIETITTEKRLELKVMCVMPIGILAYITLTSKGFVAPLYGNLAGVFIMTACLIAYGFLIMLGKKIIDIKV; translated from the coding sequence ATGGGAAAAGGTAGGAAGCCTAATAAACCAAGACAAGCTAGTGGCAAATGGAATGCAGATCTAAAGCTAAAGAAGGATGATATCGTGCCCCTATTTCAAGGAATAGGGCTTACATGTGTAATAGCTTTTCTGTTTTATAAATCCCTTGTGGCGCTTTTGATTGGTGTAGGTGTAGTTCCGTTTTGGATTCACCTAAATCGAGTAGAGCGGAGGGAAAAAAGAAAAGCGAGAATGCTTGTAGAGTTTAAGGAATTCATGATTTTAATAGTGCAAGGACTTCAGACAGGATATTCCTTAGAACGAGGTATAAAGCAGGCAGAAAATGAGCTGAAAAGACTGTATCCCAATGATTCTGTTTTGCTGCCATATGCACACGTGATGAATCAAAAAATCTCTATGAATGTCCAGCTGGAAAAAGCATTTATGGAATTTGCTATGTCGGTAGGTTTGGAAGAGGCTATAAGCTTGGCTGAGATTATCGCATTTGCGAAGCGAAGTGGTGGTGACTATGGAAAGAATATCAGGGAAACAGCCATGAAGATAGAAGACAATTTGGCTGTTAAACAGGATATAGAAACAATCACAACAGAAAAGCGATTGGAACTAAAAGTAATGTGCGTTATGCCAATAGGAATTCTTGCCTACATAACACTTACTTCAAAGGGATTTGTTGCCCCATTGTATGGAAATTTGGCAGGCGTATTCATAATGACAGCGTGCCTGATTGCATACGGATTTTTGATTATGTTAGGAAAAAAGATAATTGATATTAAGGTCTAA
- a CDS encoding type II secretion system F family protein — MILRSKNREVGVLQKNHDLTSKQLIEIIVVCLALGIGLLVHDYLETRINFDGTIKRSAAGTGNTTEDLELNFLDQNKELSVEVSDQSLSDKEISTKISQAIEEIEATYLGKNKSANEVCYDLNLKSSYCDGMIDAYWTFDKYGLISNDGKLRTAEIPEEGEVVNLVAQLSYEEWTELYSFSVFVCHKSTQTLDGQLEAIEKAVKNVDSTTRDKDIMVLPTEVENIELSWKRKMNYRGLQVIILGIVTVIGIHLGKKKDEKKAKQLEIEEKEKDYPMIVSELSILMGAGMSLRKALERIIARYNLKKKSGLFRPGYEDISVTYRKMCDGLGEVAALEDLGMNSESKEYRKLAMLLAQNLRKGSADLISCLEKEEKYAFEMRKQRAIKAGEEASTKLLIPMAGMLFIVIVILVVPAIMQMNI, encoded by the coding sequence TTGATATTAAGGTCTAAAAATAGGGAGGTGGGTGTCTTGCAAAAGAATCATGATTTAACCTCAAAGCAATTGATAGAAATTATAGTTGTGTGTCTAGCTTTAGGGATAGGGCTGCTTGTACATGACTATTTGGAAACAAGAATAAACTTTGATGGAACTATAAAAAGAAGTGCTGCAGGCACAGGGAATACAACAGAAGATTTAGAGCTAAATTTTTTAGATCAGAATAAAGAATTGTCGGTAGAGGTATCTGATCAGAGCCTTTCAGATAAAGAGATATCTACAAAGATTAGCCAAGCTATAGAAGAAATAGAAGCTACTTATCTGGGAAAGAACAAATCTGCAAATGAGGTTTGCTATGACCTAAATCTGAAATCAAGCTATTGCGATGGGATGATAGATGCCTATTGGACTTTTGATAAGTACGGGTTGATATCAAACGATGGCAAGCTTAGAACCGCAGAAATTCCTGAAGAGGGTGAAGTTGTAAATCTTGTAGCTCAACTGAGTTACGAGGAGTGGACGGAGCTTTATAGCTTTTCGGTATTTGTATGTCACAAAAGCACACAGACATTGGATGGTCAGTTGGAGGCAATCGAGAAAGCTGTAAAAAATGTAGATTCTACAACACGTGATAAAGATATTATGGTCCTTCCAACGGAAGTGGAAAATATAGAGCTATCTTGGAAAAGGAAGATGAATTACCGCGGATTGCAGGTCATAATCCTAGGGATTGTCACGGTAATTGGAATTCACCTTGGGAAAAAGAAGGATGAGAAAAAGGCTAAGCAATTAGAAATAGAAGAGAAAGAAAAAGATTATCCAATGATAGTCAGTGAGCTATCCATTTTGATGGGAGCAGGTATGAGTCTTAGGAAGGCTTTGGAGAGAATAATCGCAAGATATAACCTGAAAAAGAAATCGGGATTATTCCGCCCAGGGTATGAAGATATATCCGTGACCTACCGCAAAATGTGTGACGGCTTAGGAGAGGTGGCAGCCCTTGAGGACCTGGGAATGAATAGTGAAAGCAAGGAGTATAGAAAACTTGCTATGCTACTTGCGCAGAACTTGAGGAAGGGCTCAGCAGACCTAATAAGCTGCTTAGAAAAAGAAGAAAAATATGCTTTTGAAATGCGAAAGCAAAGAGCTATAAAAGCTGGAGAGGAAGCTTCAACGAAGCTTTTGATTCCAATGGCAGGCATGCTTTTTATTGTAATTGTAATTTTGGTTGTGCCTGCGATTATGCAAATGAATATATAG
- a CDS encoding prepilin peptidase, which translates to MKKTSTFLIWSILTSASLFDARSYRIPNQLIILGYLAGIYVNLLSYGWIGIAYFLMKAMWPIACLSLLYIFGKQLGAGDIKLFSVMATLVGADITVNTMITSVILAGIAIVIVSIYEGQLIRRKLHYSFYITTAFFLLQYK; encoded by the coding sequence GTGAAAAAGACGAGTACGTTTTTGATCTGGAGCATTTTGACGTCGGCATCGCTGTTTGATGCCAGGTCGTACAGGATTCCAAATCAACTAATCATCCTGGGTTACTTAGCAGGAATTTATGTGAACCTGTTGAGCTATGGATGGATAGGAATTGCATACTTCCTTATGAAAGCAATGTGGCCAATAGCATGTTTATCGCTGCTGTATATTTTTGGTAAACAGCTTGGCGCTGGTGACATCAAATTGTTTTCTGTAATGGCAACACTGGTGGGTGCAGACATTACCGTAAATACGATGATCACTTCTGTGATTCTTGCTGGGATCGCGATTGTCATTGTGAGTATATATGAAGGGCAATTAATAAGAAGAAAGCTTCATTATTCTTTTTATATAACGACTGCGTTTTTTTTACTGCAGTATAAATGA